A region from the Verrucomicrobiia bacterium genome encodes:
- a CDS encoding polysaccharide lyase: MSTPAQHLTRRRFVTLTATATLLAPTLSVFAAASEPPRSTVEAALKKAATFYAQNCSNSGGYAWRHSRDLRLSEGEGETSKTSSWVQPPGTPSIGDALLDVYEVTGDKQYLDAAKAAANVLIKGQRLSGGWYYSVEMDPAKRAGEGYRDNPNHRPPKSGRDLKNLTMLDDDTSPAALRFLMRLDKVTGFKDPAMKDTIAYAMKSILLSQYPVGAWTHNYDRWPKGHDPKEYPILKASYPAQWPRTWPNDWTGHYHLNDNISGNVLATMLLAYEIYGEDRYLAAAKRTGDFFLLAQMPDPQPAWGQQYDVKMQPVWERKFEPPAISGLESQYVMESLLLLYRKTGDAKYLEPFAKALPYLKKSLLRDGRIARFYELKTNKPLCFIVQDKVYHLSYDFSKAPDHYGFIFDSKLNQIEAEYNRLKNGGDTARQELPAHERLNPTPAEIKTIIAQMDPRGAWIDTRSLKGHKKASPEGVIQSETFIKNVEALCAYLKNTK, from the coding sequence ATGTCCACCCCCGCGCAGCACCTGACAAGGCGTCGCTTCGTAACCCTGACCGCCACCGCTACCCTTTTAGCTCCAACCCTATCTGTATTCGCTGCTGCAAGTGAACCCCCTCGCTCCACCGTCGAGGCCGCCCTGAAAAAAGCCGCCACCTTTTACGCCCAGAACTGCTCCAACTCCGGCGGCTACGCTTGGCGACACAGTCGCGACCTTCGCCTCAGTGAAGGCGAGGGCGAAACCTCCAAGACCTCTTCGTGGGTTCAGCCGCCTGGAACACCCTCGATCGGCGACGCCTTGCTCGATGTCTATGAAGTCACCGGTGACAAACAGTATCTCGATGCCGCCAAAGCCGCTGCGAACGTTCTCATCAAAGGCCAACGCCTCTCGGGCGGCTGGTATTACAGCGTGGAAATGGACCCCGCCAAACGCGCTGGCGAAGGCTATCGTGATAACCCCAACCATCGCCCGCCCAAATCCGGCCGTGACCTCAAGAACCTCACCATGCTGGATGACGACACCTCGCCCGCTGCCCTGCGCTTCCTCATGCGCTTGGATAAGGTTACCGGCTTCAAAGACCCCGCAATGAAAGACACCATCGCCTACGCGATGAAATCCATTCTCCTCTCCCAATACCCCGTTGGCGCGTGGACCCATAATTACGACCGCTGGCCCAAAGGCCACGACCCGAAAGAATATCCGATCCTCAAAGCCAGCTACCCCGCGCAATGGCCTCGCACCTGGCCCAACGACTGGACCGGCCACTATCACCTGAACGACAACATCTCCGGCAACGTCCTCGCCACCATGCTCCTCGCCTACGAGATCTATGGAGAGGACCGCTACCTCGCCGCCGCCAAGCGCACTGGCGATTTCTTCCTCCTCGCCCAGATGCCCGATCCCCAACCCGCCTGGGGCCAGCAATACGACGTGAAGATGCAACCCGTCTGGGAACGCAAATTCGAGCCCCCCGCCATCAGCGGCCTCGAATCCCAATACGTGATGGAAAGCCTCCTCCTGCTCTATCGCAAGACCGGTGACGCGAAATACCTTGAGCCCTTCGCCAAAGCCCTGCCCTACCTCAAGAAGTCACTCCTGCGCGATGGCCGCATCGCCCGCTTCTACGAGCTCAAGACGAACAAACCCCTCTGCTTCATCGTACAGGACAAAGTCTATCACCTCTCCTACGATTTCAGCAAAGCCCCCGACCACTACGGCTTCATCTTCGACTCCAAGCTGAACCAGATCGAAGCCGAATACAATCGCCTCAAAAACGGTGGCGACACCGCCCGCCAAGAACTCCCCGCCCACGAACGCCTCAACCCCACGCCCGCCGAAATCAAAACCATCATCGCCCAAATGGACCCCCGCGGCGCGTGGATCGACACCCGCTCCCTGAAAGGCCATAAGAAGGCTTCCCCCGAAGGCGTCATCCAATCCGAAACCTTCATCAAAAATGTAGAAGCCCTCTGCGCCTACCTAAAGAACACGAAGTAA
- a CDS encoding virulence RhuM family protein: MPKKKSPNSVRIRNSTAEFLTFAYQTGGDGVEVRVQEGTIWLSQKGMGLLFETTPENVLIHLKKIYAEGELPEAATAKEFLAVQIEGKRRVERHILHYNLDAIIAVGYRVNSKRATAFRQWATGVLRDYTLRGYVMDRKRMENGAFLGEDYFERLLEEIREIRLSERRFYQKIADVYATAMDYDRDAPITQAFFAKVQNKMHYAVHGHTAAELIVKRADHTKERMGLTSWAKAPGGKILKSDVVVAKNYLTETELEDLGRIVNAYLDLAESRAKRRVPMTMDAWAKRLDIFLSADERQVLQDAGRISAEIAKDHEESEFEKYRVIQDRLFRSDFDTFAALEKGKMDKRDE, from the coding sequence ATGCCTAAAAAGAAATCACCGAACAGTGTGCGCATCCGGAACAGCACGGCGGAATTTCTGACTTTTGCCTACCAGACCGGCGGTGATGGCGTGGAAGTGCGGGTGCAGGAGGGCACGATCTGGCTGTCACAAAAGGGGATGGGGCTGCTCTTTGAGACGACTCCGGAGAACGTGCTGATCCATCTCAAGAAAATCTACGCCGAAGGTGAATTGCCGGAGGCAGCAACTGCTAAAGAATTCTTAGCAGTTCAAATCGAAGGGAAACGGCGGGTTGAGCGCCACATCTTGCACTACAATCTCGATGCGATTATTGCCGTCGGCTATCGCGTGAATTCCAAACGGGCCACGGCGTTCCGGCAATGGGCCACAGGGGTCCTGCGGGACTACACGCTGCGGGGCTATGTGATGGACCGGAAGCGGATGGAGAACGGGGCGTTTCTGGGCGAGGACTACTTCGAGCGTCTGCTGGAGGAGATCCGGGAGATCCGCCTGTCTGAGCGGCGCTTTTACCAAAAGATCGCCGACGTCTATGCCACGGCGATGGATTATGACCGGGACGCGCCGATCACGCAGGCGTTCTTCGCCAAAGTGCAGAACAAGATGCATTACGCCGTCCACGGTCACACGGCCGCTGAGCTGATCGTTAAGCGGGCGGACCATACGAAGGAACGCATGGGGTTGACGAGCTGGGCCAAAGCCCCGGGCGGGAAAATACTGAAAAGCGATGTGGTGGTGGCAAAAAATTATCTGACGGAGACGGAGCTGGAGGACTTGGGGCGCATCGTAAACGCCTACTTGGACCTGGCGGAGAGCCGGGCGAAGCGCCGGGTGCCGATGACGATGGATGCTTGGGCGAAGCGGTTGGACATCTTCCTTTCGGCGGATGAGCGGCAAGTGTTGCAAGACGCCGGGCGCATCAGCGCGGAAATCGCCAAGGACCACGAGGAAAGCGAATTCGAGAAATACCGGGTGATCCAGGATCGGCTCTTCCGAAGCGATTTCGACACGTTTGCGGCGCTGGAGAAAGGCAAGATGGACAAGCGCGACGAGTAG